ACGTCGAGCGCGGTCGCGAGGCGGGCAGGACCCCGCGCCAGCTCCGCGTCGCCGCGGGACCTGGGCCGGCGGCGCCTCGCGAGTTCCACGCCGGAGACGACCTCCGCGGCCCGCAGGAGCACCCCGCTCGCGTGCCCGGCCGGTCCGCAGACCAGGTTGACGCAGTGCCACATGCCGTAGGTGAAGTAGACGTAGGAGTGGCCCGGCGGGCCGTACATCGTCGCGTTGCGCCGGGTGCGCCCCCGGTAGGCGTGCGAGCCGGGATCCACTTCCCCGGCGTACGCCTCGACCTCGGTCAGGCGCAGGACGATCTCCCCCTCGGGCAGGACGCGGACCAGCGTGCGACCGAGCAGATCGGGGGCGACGTCCAGGACGGGCCGGTCGAAGAAGCCCCGGGGCAGCGGTTCGTTCGGATCGGTTGTCATTCCTCCCCCTGGGGACGGTCATCCTTCGAGCAGCACGGACATCGGGGTCGGGCGGGACCGCCAGTGGACCACGCTCTCCTCGACGATAAGTCCCGCGGTCGCCGCGACGTCGGGTGCCGTCCGCTCCAGCACGCTCCAGCCGCGGGCGATGAGCAGGTACCCGCGCGGGGTGCCCCACCACGAGAGGTCGGTCAGGCAGTCGTGCAGCGCGTCCCAGTTGCGGCCGAACCAGTCCGGCAGGTCGAGGGCGTCCGCGCAGAGAGCGAGGAACGAACGCTTGTCCACCGCTTCCCCCGCCGGCAGGACCGCCACGTGCCAGCCGGCGCGGCGCGCCGCGCGGCGGGCGCCGTCGACCGCCGAGGCGTCCGCGGACCAGCGGTGGACGCCGGGCGGGCGCGAGCCGTCGAGGACACCGGCGACCGTGTCCTGCGGTGGGCCTTCGTCGCTGACCATGTTCTCTCCCGTCTCACTAGGCTAGCGCCGGCAAGCGCTCCTCCCGGCAGACGGGAGGAGAACCCGGAACAGCAGGAGGTCTCGTCATGTCCGAGCCGCGGCGGCGTCCGCTCCCCCATGACTTCCACCCGCCGGTGGCCCCCGTCACGGTCGTCAGCGACGACGTGCCGGACGGCGGGCGGCTGAAGGACGAGCAGGTGTTCGCGGCGGGCAACACCTCGCCGCACCTGCGCTGGTCCGGCGCCCCCGAGGGCACCAAGAGCTACGCGGTCACCTGCTACGACCCGGACGCGCCGACCGGAAGCGGGTTCTGGCACTGGGTGGTCTTCAACATCCCGTCCGACGTCTCGGAGCTCCCGGCCGGCGCGGGCAGCGGCGAGAAGCCGGGCCTGCCGGCCGGGGCCGTGCACGTGCGCAACGACTACGGCACGCGCGACTTCGGCGGCGCGGCGCCGCCGCCCGGGGACGGTCCGCACCGGTACGTCTTCACCGTGTACGCCGTGGACGCCGAGCAGTTGGGCCCGGACGGGAACGCCACTCCGGCCCAGGTCGGTTTCATGCTGCGGTTCCACGCGATCGGCCGGGGCCAGGTGATCGGCGAGTACGAGGTCCCGGCCGAGGGCTGACGCACGCGCGACGCGGGCTCGCGCCGCCCGTTGTCGCAGGTCCCGCCGTCACCTCCCGTTCGCCTCCTCTTCCCCCACCGCGCCGGGAAATTGCATTGTCCGCCCGGCAGGCCCCCGGCACAGTGGAGCCAGCCCGCCGCGGGGCGGGGCACAACGGGAGGTGGGCGGGATGCGGCAGACCCTCGTGCTGAACGCGAGCTACGAACCCTTGTCGACGGTGTCCCTGCGGCGTGCCGTGGTCCTGGTGATCCAGCACAAGGCCATCGTGGAGCAGTCCCACCCCGGGCTGCGCGTGCGTGCGGCGGCTGTCGACCTCCCGGTACCGCAGGTGATCAGGCTGCGGCGGTTCGTCAAGGTGCCGTTCCGACAACGGGCGCCGTGGTCGCGGCGCGGCGTGCTCGTGCGCGACCGGCACCGGTGCGCGTACTGCGGGCGCAGGGCCACGACGATCGATCACGTGGTGCCCAAGTCGCAGGGCGGCGGGGACACGTGGCTGAACACGGTCGCGGCGTGCGCCGAGGACAATCACAGGAAGGCCGCCAGGACGCCGGCCCAGGCGGGCATGCGCCTGCTGGCCCAGCCGTTCGAGCCCACGCCCGCGGACGCGCTGCTGCTCGCGGTCGGGGCCACCGGCGGGGACCAGCTGCCCGACTGGCTGCCGCTGCCGGGGGCCGCGGCGTCCGCGTGACAACGGCCGGGCCCCGCCCGGAACGCAACGGTGCCCGCCCCGCGGATCGCGGGGCGGGCACCGGCGTTTCGCTGACGCGTGCGCCCTACTCGATGCGCGGCTGCTCGCGGCGGGCCGGCTTGTCGAGGGCGTCGCCCGCGGACGGTCCGCCCGGGGTGCCGCCGCCGTTGGGCGCGGTGAAGCGGCTGAGGTTGCCGCCCAGCCCCTTGAGCGCCTCGCCGATCTCGCTGGGCACGATCCAGAGCTTGTTGGAGTCGCCTTCCGCGATCTTCGGCAGCATCTGGACGTACTGGTAGGAGAGCAGCTTCTGGTCGGCGTCGCCGGCGTGGATGGCCTCGAAGACCGTGCGGATCGCCTGGGCCTCGCCCTCGGCGCGCAGCGCGGCGGCCTTCGCGTCACCCTCGGCGCGGAGGATCTCGGACTGCTTGGCGCCCTCGGCCTGGAGGATCTCCGACTGGCGGACACCCTCGGCCTGGAGGATCGCGGCGCGCTTGTCGCGGTCGGCGCGCATCTGCTTCTCCATCGAGTCCTGGATGGAGGTGGGCGGCTCGATGGCCTTCAGCTCGACGCGGTTGACGCGGATGCCCCACTTGCCCGTGGCCTCGTCGAGGACGCCGCGCAGGGCGGCGTTGATCTCCTCGCGCGAGGTCAGGGTCCGTTCCAGGTCCATGCCGCCGATGATGTTCCGCAGTGTGGTGACCGTCAGCTGCTCGATGGCCTGGATGTAGTTGGAGACCTCGTAGGTGGCCGCCCGGGCGTCGGTCACCTGGTAGTAGATGACGGTGTCGATGTTCACCACGAGGTTGTCCTGGGTGATCACCGGCTGGGGCGGGAAGGGCACGACCTGCTCGCGGAGGTCGATGCGGTTGCGGATGCGGTCGATGAACGGGACGACGATGTTGAGGCCGGCGTTCAGCGTCCTGGTGTAGCGCCCGAAGCGCTCGACGATGGCGGCGCTCGCCTGCTGGATCACCTGGATGGTCTGGACGAGAGCGATGACGACCAGCACCACCAGGATGATCAGCACGATGATGATGGCGTCCATCGTGTACTCCCCCTGCGACTAGACGAGTTCGGACAATTGAATTGTCGATGTGGCGACCGGGCCATCACATCACGACGGCGGTGGCCCCGTCGATCTCGACAACGCTGACCTGGCTGCCCGGCTCGTAGGAGTCGCCCTCCCCGAGCGCCCGCGCCGACCAGACCTCCCCGGCGAGCTTGATGCGCCCGTTGCGCGCGTCGACGCGTTCGAGCACGACCGCCGACTTGCCCATGAGCGCGTCGGGACCCGATCTGAGCGCGGGCGGCTGCACGCGCGAGCGGCGCGCGATGGGCCGGACGACGGCGATCAGCGCGGTGGAGACGACGGCGAACACCACGACCTGCACGGCGACGGAGTCCGTGACGCCGGCCGCGAGGGCGCCCGCGACGGCCCCGGCGGCCAGCATGCCGAGCTCCGGCATGGCGGTCAGAACGAGAGCGATCGAGAATCCTCCGGCGGCGACGAGCCACCACACCCAGAAGTCCACCGACTCATGGTAGATCCGCGGGCACGCCACGGAACAGGCCCGCGAGCCCGCGGTGTCAGCCGAGCGGCAGCCCCTGGGCGGTCCAGCGGTCGCCCTGGCGCTCGACGACGAGGGGCAGGCCGAAGCAGTGCGAGAGCTCGGCCGAGGTGAGCACGGTGCCGATCGGGCCGGCCGCGAGCACCTTGCCCTGCCGGATGAGGAGGACGTGCGTGAAACCGGGCGGGATCTCCTCGACGTGGTGCGTCACCATCACCATCGCGGGCGCGTACGCGTCCCGGGCGAGGCGGCCGAGGCGGCGCACCAGGTCCTCGCGGCCTCCGAGGTCGAGGCCGGCGGCGGGCTCGTCGAGCAGCAGCAGCTCCGGGTCGGTCATCAGCGCGCGGGCGATCTGGGTGCGCTTGCGCTCGCCCTCGGAGAGGGTGCCGAACTTGCGGTCGAGGTAGGCGTTCATGCCCAGCCGGTCCAGGAACGCGCGGGCGCGCCGCTCGTCGACCTCGTCGTACTCCTCCTGCCAGCCCGCGGTCATGCCGTAGGCGGCCGTCAGCACGGTCTGGAGCACCGTCTGGCGGGCCGAGAGCTTGCCGGCGAGCGCGCTGCTCGCCATGCCGATGCGGGGGCGCAGGTCGAACACGTCGACGGCGCCCAGCTTCTCGCCGAGGATGCCGACGGTGCCCGAGGTGGGGAAGAGGTAGCTGGACGCGAGGTTGAGCAGGGTGGTCTTGCCCGCGCCGTTGGGCCCCAGGATGATCCAGCGCTCGCCCTCGGCGACGGACCAGGAGACCTTGTCCACCAGCGACCGGCCTTCGCGGACCACGGATACGTCCACCAGCTCCAGTACATCGCTCATGCGCGCGGTCTCTCCCCTTGCAGTCGCCGTCGGACAAAACTTACGCCACCGCTGCCGGACCCGGAGCGGCGGGAGGCTCGTTGGGTCCGCTTCCCTAAGGTAGAGGGCATGCTGGACGAACCTCGTGCGGGCCGCCTCGCTGCGTGGGGCAATGCGCTGTTCGCCGGACTTGTCTCACCGGACGAGGCCGCGACGCGCGCCGTGGGCGGCGACACCGTGCACCGCGTCATCGGTTTGCCGGATGAGGACGGGGCGGTCGGGTTGACGCTCGCGTTCGGCCGGCTGCGGGCGCTCGGCGTGGCGGGGCTGCGTGTCGCGCTGCCCGCGCCCGGGCATCCGCTGGGGCTCAGCGGCCCCGCGGAGTTCAACGCCGCGGCGATCGAGGCGGGGGAAGCGGTGATCGGCCCCGGGCCGGGGCTCGGGCTGGTTCCCGAGGTCCACCGGGCGGGGCCGGCGGGCGACGTGGTGACCGAGGTGCTGTGGCGGTGCCTGCCGGTGCGGGCGGCGCCGCCGGCCGACGTGCCCTCGCTCGGGGAGGCCGAGCGGGAGCTGGCCGAGGTGCTGCGGCAGGCGACGGAGGCGCTGACGCGGCTGGACGTGGCCGGTGCGGGGCCGATGGCGCTGGCGCGCCTTGAGGCGTACCGCGTCAGGATGGAGCAGGGGCGGCGGCTGCTCGCGCCGGGCTACCCGCCGCGAGCGGTGCGCGTGCTGGAGTTCGCGCAGCGGGTCGGTGCCCTGGTGGAGATCGCGGACGAGAGCGCGGAGGACGAACGGCTCGCGCACGGGGCCGCGGTCAGCGCCGCGCAGATCGGGGAGCGGGACCGGGTGCTGCGCACGGTGGAGCGGGCCGCGCGGCGGGCCAGGGTGGCCGCCTACAACGCGTACGCCGAGGAGCTGGAGCGGCAGCGGGACTGAGGGCGGGCGGGGCCGTACCCGCGGGTCGGGCCGGTGACGCGGAGGTGCCCCCGGCCGCGGCCGGGAGGGCGGCGGTCCGGGGGCGCCTGAGGGGCGCTGACGCGCGCGGGCGGGGCGAGCCCTGACGTCCGGCAGCGCGTCGCTTCCCCGGCCGGTGGCCGTTCGTTCAGCCGACGACGCCGACGTTGCCCCAGGTGGGGTTGAGGAGGCCGACGACGTTCACCGAGTTGCCGACGACCGTGACCGGAAGGTTCACGGGGATCTGCACGATGTTGCCCGAGGCGACCCCGGGCGAGGCCACGGCCTGGGCGCCCGCGTCGGCGGCTGCGGCGGCGGTGCCGGCGGCCGTGCCGGCCACGGTACCCGCGGTGACCAGGACGAGGGCGGCCCGCTTGGCAGTGTTCATGATTGGTCCTCCTGGACGTTGCTGTGCCACGCCCGCCGGTGACGAGGGCGCACGCTGCACAACGCGCGGGCCGAACGCGCGGCACGGGCGTGCTGCCCGTTACGCACGTTCGGCCCAGTGTCCCGTGGGGACGGCGGTGGCCTGTGCCGTCTCAGCCGACGAAGGAGGCGTTGCCGAACACCGGGTTGAGGACACCGATGACGTTCACGGAGTTGCCGTTGACGGTCACCGGGAGGTTCACCGGCACCTCGACGACGTTGCCGGAGGCGACGCCCGGCGAGTTGAGGGCGGTGCCCACGGCGCCGGAGTGGGCGGAGGCCGCGCCCGCACCGGCGGCGGCGATCCCGCCGGCCATCAGAGTGACAGCGGCGGCCTTCTTCAGGTTCTTCACTTGCCAGACCTTCCTTGCACGGTGCCGCGGTCGTTCGCCGCGGCGTGCCCTGGACAACGGTCGGCCGCCCGGGGGGTTACGCCGATCGGGTTACATCCACCCGACGGTATGAATGTGGGCCGGGAAGGCAACCCGCGTTTGGTGTCCGGCGGTCGAGTGGGGTAACGGGGTCAGTCGGAGATTCCGTGCCGCACCGCCCACAGCGCGGCCTGGGTGCGGTCCGCCAGGTCCAGCTTCATAAGGATGTTCGACACATGGGTCTTCACGGTTTTCTCGGAGAGCACCAGGGCGCGGGCGATCTCGCGGTTGGAGCGCCCCCGCGCGATCAGGGCGAGCACTTCGCGCTCCCGGTCGGTCAGGGAGCCGGCCCGGCCCCCGGCGCCTCCGGACTCGTCCTGCGCGAGGAGGGCGTCGGCCACCTCGGACTGGAGCAGCACGTGGCCGGCGTGCACGGAGCGGATCGCGCCGGCCAGCGCGTCGGGGTCGATGTCCTTGTGCACGTAGCCCGCGGCGCCCGCCCGCAGCGCGGGCACGACGGTGCGGCGCTCGGTGAAGC
Above is a genomic segment from Streptomyces marincola containing:
- a CDS encoding response regulator, which translates into the protein MADAIRVMLVDDHQVVRRGLRTFLEVQDDIEVVGEAADGTEGVALAEDLRPDVILMDVKMPGTDGVEALRRLADLGNPARVLIVTSFTERRTVVPALRAGAAGYVHKDIDPDALAGAIRSVHAGHVLLQSEVADALLAQDESGGAGGRAGSLTDREREVLALIARGRSNREIARALVLSEKTVKTHVSNILMKLDLADRTQAALWAVRHGISD
- a CDS encoding ABC transporter ATP-binding protein yields the protein MSDVLELVDVSVVREGRSLVDKVSWSVAEGERWIILGPNGAGKTTLLNLASSYLFPTSGTVGILGEKLGAVDVFDLRPRIGMASSALAGKLSARQTVLQTVLTAAYGMTAGWQEEYDEVDERRARAFLDRLGMNAYLDRKFGTLSEGERKRTQIARALMTDPELLLLDEPAAGLDLGGREDLVRRLGRLARDAYAPAMVMVTHHVEEIPPGFTHVLLIRQGKVLAAGPIGTVLTSAELSHCFGLPLVVERQGDRWTAQGLPLG
- a CDS encoding chaplin, producing the protein MKNLKKAAAVTLMAGGIAAAGAGAASAHSGAVGTALNSPGVASGNVVEVPVNLPVTVNGNSVNVIGVLNPVFGNASFVG
- a CDS encoding YbhB/YbcL family Raf kinase inhibitor-like protein, whose product is MSEPRRRPLPHDFHPPVAPVTVVSDDVPDGGRLKDEQVFAAGNTSPHLRWSGAPEGTKSYAVTCYDPDAPTGSGFWHWVVFNIPSDVSELPAGAGSGEKPGLPAGAVHVRNDYGTRDFGGAAPPPGDGPHRYVFTVYAVDAEQLGPDGNATPAQVGFMLRFHAIGRGQVIGEYEVPAEG
- a CDS encoding chaplin family protein, which encodes MNTAKRAALVLVTAGTVAGTAAGTAAAAADAGAQAVASPGVASGNIVQIPVNLPVTVVGNSVNVVGLLNPTWGNVGVVG
- a CDS encoding SPFH domain-containing protein; amino-acid sequence: MDAIIIVLIILVVLVVIALVQTIQVIQQASAAIVERFGRYTRTLNAGLNIVVPFIDRIRNRIDLREQVVPFPPQPVITQDNLVVNIDTVIYYQVTDARAATYEVSNYIQAIEQLTVTTLRNIIGGMDLERTLTSREEINAALRGVLDEATGKWGIRVNRVELKAIEPPTSIQDSMEKQMRADRDKRAAILQAEGVRQSEILQAEGAKQSEILRAEGDAKAAALRAEGEAQAIRTVFEAIHAGDADQKLLSYQYVQMLPKIAEGDSNKLWIVPSEIGEALKGLGGNLSRFTAPNGGGTPGGPSAGDALDKPARREQPRIE
- a CDS encoding DNA-3-methyladenine glycosylase translates to MTTDPNEPLPRGFFDRPVLDVAPDLLGRTLVRVLPEGEIVLRLTEVEAYAGEVDPGSHAYRGRTRRNATMYGPPGHSYVYFTYGMWHCVNLVCGPAGHASGVLLRAAEVVSGVELARRRRPRSRGDAELARGPARLATALDVDLGMDGTDVCGGAAGAALRVLRGTPVPRGRISSGPRTGVGGEGATQPWRFWITDDPTVSPYRAHKPRRRAARLDASQDGS
- a CDS encoding NfeD family protein; this encodes MDFWVWWLVAAGGFSIALVLTAMPELGMLAAGAVAGALAAGVTDSVAVQVVVFAVVSTALIAVVRPIARRSRVQPPALRSGPDALMGKSAVVLERVDARNGRIKLAGEVWSARALGEGDSYEPGSQVSVVEIDGATAVVM
- a CDS encoding HNH endonuclease, producing MRQTLVLNASYEPLSTVSLRRAVVLVIQHKAIVEQSHPGLRVRAAAVDLPVPQVIRLRRFVKVPFRQRAPWSRRGVLVRDRHRCAYCGRRATTIDHVVPKSQGGGDTWLNTVAACAEDNHRKAARTPAQAGMRLLAQPFEPTPADALLLAVGATGGDQLPDWLPLPGAAASA
- a CDS encoding barstar family protein, which produces MVSDEGPPQDTVAGVLDGSRPPGVHRWSADASAVDGARRAARRAGWHVAVLPAGEAVDKRSFLALCADALDLPDWFGRNWDALHDCLTDLSWWGTPRGYLLIARGWSVLERTAPDVAATAGLIVEESVVHWRSRPTPMSVLLEG